In one Nocardia tengchongensis genomic region, the following are encoded:
- a CDS encoding LuxR C-terminal-related transcriptional regulator, with protein sequence MDSGDSGAVLYLIRGRSGTGKSTLLGAIRARLRARGVALTDHPAQAPRPSGADRAEDLTGRPRIALIVDDAHTLGPAEFDQLCAAAEAGEFPVVIGLRPRPHDPRLRGLTDLVARRGRVIDLRALGATEIAPFARELGMMVPRGLAQHIHRQTGGIHGGVVAALTAACATRLDAGVTAVDQAVTAWARTRLDDADPDLLDALVVAAIGAGLDTGELTEVLDIAPAAAQGLVDRARGSALVTDADLLLAPAVAPLRTLVGDRRFLTVARRLLHARLDAGLLRDHTALLLAESGVRDERLAGFLCAAAERAGDEAVRYYAAAAAAGADPEGLAVRWADAAARHGDGDTALRLAEPSLANPAIAPADLAVAVRVCAGVWTRRGLADRAAQLYTWLGPARVGADWAVAATVLYLSGDARGAQELSVNAGQWPPTEATSRAGSIAHALSDSIGLPGSPGSQRTGATQTGANAHGIGRGHNGIQHPTPSGAAGNGHGGTGYPAAPGALDRSRPGPSPATTGALGRGAFNAVAERNGGTVATGGDARPAVTAAPPTATAAQPNGFGTVSAPTGFTAEMRAVPPATLAGQRFANPAQARRGAAVSAASALIHAAHSGPAPADDGGDRFLPCSAVSIAVLLCLSMGDPRRAADALRGASRDPQSLVLGAWVAMLGGDEHGAATLVSEVRVAELDPRDRLLAHGVIVGLARRSGDHAALAMAWQAAYPLFDEVGADLLALLPIGELWLAGIRLRDEARMTALVTAADELLRRLGEPPVWSNAFHWYAIQAAIAQESPEALLPHAHRLKTAASAGDPQAAVLADAGRTWVLVLRGQVVRDRVEGAVSRLAGLGLRWDAARLASEAALAAGDSATATALLKLARTVRAQSRPSESPVRVSEPAAPQARPEPVTDTVLSEREREVAELVLLGLTYREIGARLYISAKTVEHHVARMRRRIGASSRSELLSMLRAMGHGSLLV encoded by the coding sequence TTGGATTCCGGCGATTCCGGTGCGGTGCTGTATCTGATCCGCGGCCGCTCCGGCACCGGTAAGTCCACCCTGCTGGGCGCGATCCGGGCGCGGTTGCGCGCCCGCGGCGTCGCGCTCACCGACCATCCGGCGCAGGCGCCGCGCCCCTCGGGCGCGGACCGCGCCGAGGACCTCACCGGCCGCCCCCGGATCGCCCTGATCGTCGACGACGCGCACACGCTCGGCCCGGCCGAGTTCGATCAGCTGTGCGCCGCCGCCGAAGCCGGGGAGTTCCCGGTGGTGATCGGACTGCGTCCGCGCCCGCACGACCCGCGCCTGCGCGGGCTCACCGATCTGGTGGCCCGCCGCGGCCGGGTGATCGATCTGCGCGCCCTGGGCGCCACCGAGATCGCGCCATTCGCACGGGAATTGGGCATGATGGTGCCGCGCGGTCTGGCGCAGCACATTCATCGGCAGACCGGCGGCATCCACGGCGGCGTGGTAGCCGCCCTGACCGCCGCCTGCGCGACCCGCCTGGACGCGGGCGTGACCGCCGTCGATCAGGCGGTGACGGCGTGGGCGCGGACCCGGCTCGATGACGCCGACCCCGACCTGCTCGACGCCCTGGTGGTCGCGGCCATCGGCGCGGGCCTGGACACCGGGGAACTGACCGAGGTGCTCGACATCGCCCCGGCCGCCGCGCAGGGTCTGGTGGACCGGGCCCGGGGCAGCGCCCTGGTCACCGACGCCGACCTGCTGCTGGCCCCGGCGGTCGCGCCGCTGCGCACCCTGGTGGGTGACCGCCGCTTCCTGACCGTGGCCCGTCGCCTGCTGCACGCCCGCCTGGACGCCGGACTGCTGCGCGATCACACCGCGCTGCTGCTCGCCGAATCCGGTGTCCGCGACGAGCGGCTGGCCGGGTTCCTGTGCGCCGCCGCGGAACGCGCCGGTGACGAGGCGGTCCGGTATTACGCGGCCGCGGCCGCCGCCGGCGCCGATCCGGAGGGCCTGGCCGTGCGCTGGGCAGACGCCGCCGCCCGCCACGGCGACGGCGACACCGCGCTGCGGCTGGCCGAACCGAGCCTCGCGAATCCGGCGATCGCGCCGGCCGACCTGGCCGTCGCGGTCCGCGTCTGCGCCGGCGTCTGGACCCGGCGCGGCCTGGCCGATCGGGCGGCACAGCTCTACACCTGGCTCGGGCCCGCCCGGGTGGGCGCGGACTGGGCGGTCGCGGCGACCGTGCTCTACCTGTCCGGCGATGCCCGTGGCGCACAGGAGCTCTCGGTCAATGCCGGGCAGTGGCCGCCCACCGAGGCCACCTCGCGGGCCGGGTCCATCGCACACGCGCTGTCCGATTCGATCGGATTGCCCGGCAGTCCGGGGTCGCAGCGGACCGGCGCGACGCAGACCGGTGCGAACGCGCACGGAATCGGCCGCGGCCACAACGGCATCCAGCACCCGACACCGTCCGGTGCTGCGGGCAATGGCCACGGCGGCACCGGATACCCCGCTGCCCCAGGCGCTCTCGACCGCTCCCGGCCCGGGCCGAGCCCGGCTACGACCGGGGCCCTCGGACGAGGAGCCTTCAACGCGGTCGCCGAACGCAATGGCGGTACGGTCGCGACAGGCGGCGACGCGCGCCCCGCGGTCACCGCCGCGCCGCCCACCGCCACCGCGGCGCAGCCCAATGGCTTCGGAACCGTATCGGCCCCAACCGGATTCACCGCCGAGATGCGGGCGGTCCCGCCCGCGACCCTGGCCGGTCAGCGTTTCGCGAACCCGGCACAGGCCCGCCGCGGCGCGGCCGTGTCGGCGGCCTCGGCGCTGATTCACGCCGCGCACTCCGGCCCGGCGCCGGCCGATGACGGCGGCGATCGCTTCCTGCCCTGCTCGGCGGTGTCGATCGCGGTGCTGTTGTGCCTGAGCATGGGTGATCCGCGGCGCGCCGCCGACGCCCTGCGCGGCGCGTCCCGCGATCCGCAGTCCCTGGTGCTGGGCGCGTGGGTCGCCATGCTGGGCGGCGACGAGCACGGTGCGGCGACGCTGGTGTCGGAAGTCCGGGTGGCGGAACTGGATCCGCGGGATCGGCTGCTCGCGCACGGCGTGATCGTCGGTCTGGCCCGGCGCAGCGGCGACCATGCCGCCCTCGCCATGGCCTGGCAGGCGGCGTACCCGCTGTTCGACGAGGTCGGCGCGGACCTGCTGGCGCTGCTGCCCATCGGTGAATTATGGCTGGCCGGAATCCGTTTGCGGGACGAGGCGCGGATGACCGCGCTGGTGACCGCCGCCGACGAACTGCTGCGCCGGCTCGGCGAACCGCCGGTCTGGTCGAATGCCTTCCACTGGTATGCGATTCAGGCGGCCATCGCCCAGGAGAGCCCGGAAGCCCTGCTGCCGCACGCGCATCGGTTGAAGACGGCCGCGTCCGCGGGCGATCCGCAGGCCGCGGTGCTGGCCGACGCGGGCCGCACCTGGGTGCTGGTGTTGCGCGGTCAGGTGGTGCGGGATCGGGTGGAGGGCGCGGTGTCGCGTCTGGCCGGGCTCGGCCTGCGCTGGGATGCCGCCCGGCTGGCCAGTGAGGCCGCGCTGGCGGCCGGCGATTCGGCCACCGCGACCGCGCTGCTCAAGCTGGCCCGCACGGTGCGCGCGCAGTCCCGGCCGTCGGAATCGCCGGTGCGGGTGTCCGAGCCCGCGGCCCCGCAGGCGCGCCCGGAACCGGTCACCGATACCGTGCTGAGCGAACGCGAACGTGAAGTGGCCGAACTGGTGCTGCTCGGTTTGACGTACCGGGAGATCGGGGCTCGGCTCTACATCTCGGCCAAAACCGTGGAACATCACGTGGCCCGGATGCGACGTCGAATCGGTGCGAGCTCGCGTTCGGAGTTATTGTCAATGCTTCGCGCCATGGGTCACGGTTCACTCCTCGTCTGA
- a CDS encoding Hsp70 family protein, with the protein MSQGLALGITVGSSNTVAVTTSGGQHKLHTRPSTLGSETELPDSFLSRVGDPVDIRTSDGSAVRAADLVAGVIGRVVTDMGPAGASVACYPAWWSQHTVEVQRTALDRAGLEDVALVPEPAAAMRWLQDVHGSSRDGAMVVYDLGATGLTVSVARTGTMSGLLGEPVRTTAVAGSEFDLLTMRYVLAYAVGEKDFDPFDPVVEQELSELRIRCKIAKETLSTNTATMVPVRLPMLGVADVRLVRDDIEELLRGPLLGSTDLVREALRRAGLSTADLDGFLLIGGGASIPLVTEVLSTEFGVPVAAAADPAHLSAHGAALLAADLLADITETEAHPAIAIGGPIHAEADTALAPSRTTAGLPRRLPTGSLPEPAAEPPTAAPRVEQTAETTAAPRIPVLPELPEAEAEGGFRHWKRLAVIGAAAIAVAAVATGSLAMGTGAQSTPANTGGTQSPSTSAVALNTPAPNGGVTPSGTPGTPAQGSPIAAVNSPQQPGATQPGGTQPGSPAQAAPAGAPGGQSDTPAQQQNPAPEQSPQTQQTQPAPQPQQPAPAQQQPPVQTMQLPSNPVPAPVQVPAPQLPTGALNNAVDGLGNAIPPIVPHTGR; encoded by the coding sequence ATGAGTCAGGGGCTGGCGCTCGGCATCACGGTCGGGTCGTCGAACACGGTTGCCGTGACAACTTCGGGGGGACAACACAAGCTCCATACCCGGCCCAGCACGCTGGGCTCGGAGACGGAGCTTCCGGACAGTTTCCTGTCCCGGGTCGGGGATCCCGTGGACATCCGCACCAGCGACGGTTCCGCCGTCCGCGCCGCCGACCTGGTCGCGGGGGTCATCGGCCGCGTGGTGACGGACATGGGCCCGGCGGGCGCCTCGGTCGCCTGCTACCCGGCCTGGTGGTCGCAGCACACCGTGGAGGTGCAGCGGACCGCGCTCGATCGGGCGGGCCTGGAGGACGTGGCCCTGGTCCCGGAACCGGCGGCGGCGATGCGCTGGCTGCAGGACGTTCACGGGTCCAGCCGTGACGGCGCGATGGTGGTGTACGACCTCGGCGCGACCGGACTGACCGTCTCGGTGGCCCGGACGGGCACCATGTCGGGCCTGCTCGGGGAGCCGGTCCGGACCACCGCCGTGGCGGGTTCCGAATTCGATCTGCTGACGATGCGTTATGTCCTCGCCTATGCGGTCGGCGAAAAGGATTTCGATCCTTTCGACCCGGTGGTGGAACAAGAATTGTCGGAGCTCCGGATTCGCTGCAAAATTGCGAAAGAAACTCTTTCCACTAATACGGCAACCATGGTGCCGGTGCGTTTGCCCATGCTCGGTGTCGCCGATGTGCGACTGGTTCGCGACGATATCGAGGAGCTGCTGCGGGGTCCGCTCCTCGGTTCGACCGACCTGGTCCGCGAGGCGCTGCGCCGGGCCGGACTCAGCACCGCCGACCTGGACGGCTTCCTGCTCATCGGCGGCGGCGCGAGCATCCCGCTGGTGACAGAAGTGCTGTCCACCGAATTCGGCGTCCCGGTCGCGGCCGCCGCCGACCCGGCGCACCTGAGCGCGCACGGCGCCGCCCTGCTGGCCGCCGACCTGCTCGCCGACATCACCGAAACCGAGGCGCACCCGGCCATCGCGATCGGCGGCCCGATCCACGCCGAGGCCGACACCGCGCTCGCGCCCTCGCGCACCACGGCGGGCCTGCCCCGCCGCCTCCCGACCGGCTCGCTACCGGAGCCTGCCGCCGAACCGCCGACCGCGGCCCCCCGCGTCGAGCAGACCGCGGAAACCACTGCCGCACCGCGCATTCCGGTGCTACCGGAACTGCCCGAGGCGGAAGCCGAGGGCGGCTTCCGGCACTGGAAGCGGCTGGCCGTGATCGGCGCCGCCGCCATCGCGGTGGCCGCGGTCGCGACCGGCTCGCTGGCCATGGGCACCGGCGCCCAGTCCACGCCCGCGAATACCGGAGGGACGCAATCCCCTTCGACCTCGGCGGTCGCGTTGAACACGCCCGCGCCGAACGGCGGGGTCACCCCCTCCGGCACGCCGGGCACGCCCGCACAGGGCAGTCCGATCGCCGCGGTGAACTCGCCGCAACAGCCGGGGGCCACCCAGCCGGGCGGCACCCAGCCGGGCTCGCCCGCGCAGGCCGCCCCCGCGGGTGCACCGGGCGGACAGTCGGACACCCCTGCCCAGCAACAGAATCCGGCGCCCGAGCAGTCGCCGCAGACCCAGCAGACGCAACCCGCGCCCCAGCCGCAGCAGCCCGCCCCGGCGCAGCAGCAGCCGCCGGTGCAGACCATGCAGCTGCCATCGAACCCGGTCCCCGCCCCCGTGCAGGTGCCGGCGCCCCAGCTCCCCACGGGAGCCTTGAACAACGCCGTTGACGGACTCGGGAACGCGATTCCCCCGATCGTTCCGCATACCGGCCGCTGA
- a CDS encoding IniB N-terminal domain-containing protein, whose translation MSPNAILEFILNLLRDHEAAVSYCNNPGAALTAAGLDTVTPEDIAAVAPMVAESALVAGGSQLSSIIAAGGATGLGAGLGTDAGLGADAGLGAGLGATTGAGANVGLGGTAAVGDNVGVNLGAATVTATQVCLTGDAGTGLELGISNGIGGVVDAAAGLGAGLTAGLGGALGVAGDVATGVEANLGGVLGAQAAGDLTSALTGGLAAGAGLQTGLEGAINVVTQGGAGLTTGLTGALTTAADLETGLGAGINAAVNAAAGLQTGLGGALNTGSGTGLATGIDSALNAGLGVQTGLGTAANAGAGLGAQVGSGLETGLSGAADALLGAGTQLGAGLDTGLHAGADLGTQLGSGLDAGLGTTIGAGTQIGAGLQTGLGTAVNAGAGLGAQLGGGLDTGLHAGADLGSQLGAGLNSAVGAGAQLGTGLDAGLHTGADLGAQLGSGLGAGVNSAVGAGAQLGTGLDAGLHTGADLGTQLGGGLDTGLHSAIGAGTQVGAGLETGLGGAANVGTGLGAQVGSGLETGISGVGGAATGIGTQVGGGLDAGLHGAVGAGTQLGSGLDAGVHSAVGAGTQVGAGLDTGLTGVGNAVAGIGGGLDTGVTGATQVGGAAQVGSGLDAGVHGGSAVDAGLHGAGANPWAGVDVSQAFGGGVHTTGPDASLFADGGAHTGVDLGTHAGGDIVGDILHS comes from the coding sequence ATGAGCCCCAACGCGATTCTCGAGTTCATCCTCAACCTGCTGCGCGACCACGAAGCCGCCGTCAGCTACTGCAACAACCCGGGCGCGGCCCTCACCGCCGCCGGCCTGGACACCGTGACCCCGGAGGACATCGCGGCCGTCGCGCCGATGGTGGCCGAATCCGCGCTGGTTGCCGGAGGTTCGCAGCTGTCGAGCATCATCGCCGCGGGCGGCGCCACCGGCCTGGGCGCGGGCCTCGGCACGGACGCCGGTCTCGGCGCCGACGCGGGCCTGGGCGCCGGTCTGGGCGCGACCACCGGAGCCGGCGCGAACGTGGGCCTCGGCGGTACCGCCGCGGTCGGCGACAACGTGGGCGTGAACCTGGGCGCCGCCACCGTCACCGCCACCCAGGTGTGCCTGACCGGCGACGCCGGCACCGGCCTCGAACTGGGCATCTCCAATGGCATCGGCGGCGTCGTGGACGCGGCCGCCGGCCTGGGTGCGGGCCTTACCGCCGGACTCGGCGGGGCGCTCGGCGTGGCCGGTGACGTCGCCACCGGCGTCGAGGCCAACCTGGGCGGCGTCCTCGGCGCCCAGGCCGCCGGGGACCTGACTTCCGCCCTCACCGGCGGCCTGGCCGCGGGCGCGGGCCTGCAAACCGGCCTCGAAGGCGCTATCAACGTGGTCACCCAGGGCGGCGCGGGTCTCACCACCGGCCTGACCGGCGCCCTCACCACCGCCGCCGACCTCGAGACCGGCCTCGGCGCGGGCATCAACGCCGCCGTCAACGCCGCCGCGGGCCTGCAGACCGGCCTCGGGGGTGCACTGAACACCGGCTCCGGCACGGGCCTCGCCACCGGTATCGACAGCGCGCTCAACGCTGGCCTCGGTGTGCAGACCGGCCTCGGCACCGCCGCCAACGCGGGAGCGGGCCTCGGCGCGCAGGTCGGCAGCGGCCTGGAGACCGGACTGTCCGGCGCGGCCGACGCCCTCCTCGGCGCGGGCACCCAACTGGGCGCGGGCCTCGACACCGGCCTGCACGCGGGCGCGGATCTCGGCACCCAGCTCGGCAGCGGACTCGACGCGGGCCTCGGCACCACGATCGGTGCGGGCACCCAGATCGGCGCGGGCTTGCAGACCGGCCTCGGAACCGCCGTCAACGCGGGAGCCGGACTGGGCGCACAGCTCGGTGGCGGTCTGGACACCGGCTTGCACGCGGGCGCGGATCTCGGCTCGCAGCTGGGGGCGGGCTTGAACAGCGCCGTCGGCGCGGGCGCACAGCTCGGGACGGGCCTCGACGCCGGTCTGCACACGGGTGCGGACCTGGGTGCGCAGCTGGGTAGCGGGCTCGGCGCGGGCGTGAACAGTGCGGTCGGTGCGGGCGCGCAGCTCGGGACGGGCCTCGACGCCGGTTTGCACACGGGTGCGGATCTGGGAACGCAGTTGGGCGGCGGGCTCGATACCGGACTGCACAGTGCGATCGGTGCGGGTACTCAGGTCGGCGCCGGTCTGGAGACCGGGCTCGGCGGTGCCGCGAATGTGGGCACCGGGCTGGGCGCGCAGGTCGGAAGTGGTTTGGAGACGGGCATTTCCGGCGTGGGCGGTGCGGCGACCGGGATCGGTACCCAGGTCGGTGGCGGGCTCGATGCCGGACTCCACGGCGCGGTCGGGGCCGGAACGCAGCTCGGGTCGGGCCTGGATGCCGGGGTGCACTCGGCGGTCGGCGCGGGTACGCAGGTCGGGGCCGGGCTCGACACCGGGCTCACCGGGGTCGGGAACGCGGTGGCCGGGATCGGCGGCGGACTTGATACCGGGGTCACCGGGGCGACTCAGGTCGGCGGCGCGGCGCAGGTCGGCAGCGGCCTGGATGCCGGGGTGCACGGTGGCAGCGCGGTGGATGC